The Elaeis guineensis isolate ETL-2024a chromosome 5, EG11, whole genome shotgun sequence DNA segment GCCTAGCAAGCACATCTACTACTAGCACAAAAGATAGGTACCTGGAGCAGATCCTCGGTGCAGATTGTGATCAGAAACTTGCTAGTATTACCACAAGTAGTTCTCACACTAGTAACCGCTCCATTACACATGTCTTAATCAGACTAATACAACTAATAGAAACCCCTTTCTTTTCTAACACCCACCATAGGACTTCGCTAAGAACTCTATTATATGCTTTTTTAAACCGATAAAAACCATATGAAATAAGAAACAAAGAAACAGAAAATAAAGAGCATCCTAATGGATCACCAACATGCCAACCTGCTCCAAGTATCAAGATGGTAACCACCTAGTACCATCCTAGCCTGATCCTTGATGATACCAAATTTAGGTGTAGGATTTGTAACTTGGATGATAACAGCCTTTTTGTGAGATAAACCATCTATTctctttcaataaaatttttaagaaaaataatgaaAGGAAAATGCATCTTCACAATGCAAATTTTGATTTGCTGCGATTTTTTTGTGTCTATTTGTGTTAATTGTCTTGAACTAAACTTCATGGcccattttttgaaaaaagattatGGTCATATATATCAAGGATTAAGAATATAGCCTGAGTCAACCTAAGCAACATGCCCATTCACTCAAGTTCCAAGACCACTAAGCCCACGGATAACCAATGGCTTAGATCATCTTGCAATACAAACAATGATGCTAATAATAATCTGAGCGGCAATGCAACTAATGGCCAAGAAGGTAGTAGTGGGCATGGCGAGGGCACATATGACTCAGCCAAGGTTCGCCAAACACGATGGAACCACCTATTTCATGGCGTGCTGAACTGTACTAGTAGTTGACTGAGATAGTTTTAGCATTTGAAACGAGATATAGACAGAcggaggagagggagaaggaaagagaggaaaagagagaggaagggaaggagaagaaaaggCCGGGAAGGTTGCTAGAGGGCCATAGAGGCCACCTAAGCTCCATTGTCCtccagagaggaaaagagagggaggagaggagagggTGGGAGGCCAGTGGTGGCCATCGGAGGGCCACAAATGGTCAGATCTCCCTCCCCGCCCTACTACAGATCGAACAATtggcttttatttttttatttttttgctgacTTAACTTCCACTAGAGGGTAGAAAGGAAAGGGGCAATCCGAGGACCTCTGCAGCCCTCCAACGGCCACCATAGGCCTCCCTGCCCTTTCCcgctccctccctcccccctctctctctctttcctctctcagtTCTTCCTTTTCCCTGCTCCAATCATCCAAGGACCTTTGTGGCCCCCCGATGGCCACCACTAgcctcccctctctctccttctctccctctctcttttttcctctctctagTTCTCCCTCTCACTCTTTCTACTATGTCGGTTCAAGCCCGACACAAAATGGCATGGGGGTGTACCAATCCATGCCGCTGGCTAATCAATACGAGCCCAATACCAACACAACCAACCTTGCTCATAGCCATATGCTCTACGTCCATTCATTCACCAGTCTCATTTCATTTATGCCACACAAGATGCGGACCACGACACATGATGTAAAGCCCATGAATATACAATAGCTAAACAAGAAAGGCCGCTTGAGATGGTTCAAGATCTGGCACTGCTATAGCTGATAATACCAAACGCAAAGTAGGGTCCCTAACAGTTTTGGATTCTCATCATATGCTAGATCCTATCTGCAATATATGACTCATATGCATATCCTTCATCTGAGATATCGCACTCGAGTGCTACTATCCTCCAAAACATCAACCAAACCATGGGTCAAATTTCGCTACATGATCTTCCCTCAAATAGGAGGGCCATCCtagtatcagatagaattgaaaattTCATACAAAAGTGTTTTCTCAATAAGatgcattaaatctaatttttcttatattagtattttGATATGCGAGGACCCATGCATGCATGTGCTCAATCCTACATTGGTCACATGCAGGGAGACATTGAGTACTTATACAAAATTGAGAAAACCAAATAACACCTTCCAGCTAACCTTTTTAGATGAGGTCCTAATTGTTTATAAATAGTATCAAAGCAGATCCAACTCAAGACCTATATGGACCAAGGGACACTGCAGCACAGGCCTTTTGTGATTGGATTGGTGCTATTTGTGACTAGATTTAGACTCTTAGCCTGCCGAGGACGTCAAGGCTTAAATGGGAGAAGTATGTGAGGATCCATGCACGCGTGTTTGGTCTAACATCTGTTATGCACCGGTAGATATTGAATACTTATATATAAGGCAAGGAATCCTAATAATAGCTTCTAGCTACCATTTTGGGTGAGATATCAGGTAGTTACAAGACCACCCATCAGAAAAAATTGGGGCAAAGAAACAGGATTAGGATCATAGTTATAATGTGTAAGTTTACTTTTAAATAGATTAGCAAGTTGTGCCCAAAATCTTTATGTAAACTATCGAAGATACCTATAGATTATAGAGCTGGAGTAAGATTGCTGAAATATTCTAGTTTAAGGATTTCAGAAATTTGGCATGAGTGCAGAATGAAAAAGACATTGAAAATTTCTAATAATCCATCAGCAAAAGAAGTATTCACTCATGACCATGGTAACAATAGTCCGAGTATTTTTATGGCTTAAATTAGTCACCACCATCCAAGACTAATTTTCTACATATCCTAGTATGAGACCTCTGAGTAAGGCATGCTAATGCAATGCAATGTTTGCGAAAGCACATTATGGAATTTActagaacaagaaaaaaaatttgatttgagaGCAAAAAAAAGACTTGGTAAAGTGAGAAAGGGATTTAATGGAATAATTTTCACCTTCTTATTACTTGCCGCATCTTCTGCTTGTTTTACCAACGCTGTGCCTTCAGCAGTAATATGCTTAATCAATGAAAATCAAGCGAAACAAAAAACGTCAGGTAAGCTCCCAATTAAATAGTTGATGATGCATATTATAGGACTTTCCTAACCTGTTTAAAAATCTGAGAAACAGGGTCTAGCCCACGAGGAATTCTGCAGAATAGCCTATACATCCTTGATAGATCATCCACCTAATTAGCATATAATGACAAGATATCTTGGTTGTCAGATAACAGTAAAAAAACAGTAATTTCATTCCAAAAAGTTGTATCTGTCCTGAGCATAGACCTTGTCATCACGGAGCAAGGCATGGCATCCAGAGTGCTCCTTTTCGAGAAGTTGGCTTGCATATACGAAGAGTAGTTCATGTTGCACTTTCTACCAACAGAGCAATGAAGACAACCAAAACAAGTTAAATTTGAGAATTCAACTTTAATGACATACATCATTCTAGTTTTGAAAACTAAGACATATACTGAGACACAAAGCATCATTACAGGACCACTTATCAAAGGTTTGAAATTATAAGGATACATCACAAATTACAAGCAAAACTGGAACAAACCTCCAACAACTTCTGTTCACTGCTTGAATGCAAGTAATGAGAAACTCTATCTTTCTCTCGTTTTAAGCATTCCTCAGCCTAAAAATAGTCAGGAAGTCTCAGCAATCATGCTCAAAGACAAACTGCATGCATTTATTGAAGCAACTTTCAGAAAATACACCTTTAACATGTAATCTGGACATGAATCCTCTAAAATCCAGTTTGAAGCCTTCCGAGAATAATATGCAGCAGTATCCTTAAGCATGGCAGCTTCAAAGTCATTTTCATAACACTCCATGCTCCCTAAACCAATTTCAACAAAAATATCCAGGACATTCTTCAACAAGGCTCTATCTATCTGCTCCCCTTCACGCTCTTGATCAATCTGTTAAAGAAgtaaagttgacaatgctaacaTAATAACAAGCAGGAATCCAATACATGCTGCAAAATACTGTATCCACATACCAAAGAGATCACAGCATCTCTCACTTTGCCATTAATCTCACTATAGACCTGAAATCAAAAAACAACACCACCCAAAAGTGATTCCAAGAAACATGAGGACCTTCCAGAACTCATTCAAAGAAAACTTGACAAAACAAAAATCGGCATTGATGACCATAGACTATCCACAAATTGTATGCCTAATTCAACAGGCATCTGCAATTTGATCTTTAAACACCAAAATTATGACAAAAAGCTAGGATGATAATGTACCAGATTACGGAAGCAAGTAAGTCCAACTTCATTAAGTGAAGGAAGTGACCTCCGAGCAATGAAATAGCGATCAAGATAGTGAAAAAAACGTGAAAGCCATCTAACCATAACTTTGTGATTTGACCATCTTTTCACGAGTTCCCTCAACATAAATTCATCATGCTTCTCTCTTAAAGATGGCAATACCTGAGTGAGAAAAGAACATTTGATTGTAAGAGGATGATACATCAAAAATGTTATTGAATAGATAACTGATtacttcaaaaaataaaagagataaCTAATAAGCCTTAGGAATGGGGAAAGGCCTGCACATTAAAGGTAAAAGAAATGACAATCAAGGGTCAATTCCATCCTGATTTTTATGGTTTAAAGACTAATTTGCCTATGCACTCATGAACAATGGCCATTCACCTTTATTGGAGAAACTGGCACAAactaaaacacacacacacacacacacgtatagCAAGTGGAGGAATGTACCAAATTACCCAAAATACTACAAACCTATCAAGAAAATTACAAGCAGTCAGATGCTGAAGTCTACAGTACTTTAGCAATCATCTGTAAAGCTTACTCAAACCAAGCATGGATGCATTGAGTACCAGTGACATGCTGGCCAGGCACTGGTACAGTATGTGCCATGCGGTGCTTGGTGCATGCAGGCATGGCTGCACAATGTAGCACAAAGCCAGTACCATGTCAATGACCCATGTGCTTTTCTTTAAGTGCAATGTCAATAAGGCACAGGCATGATATGTATGGTGCCATGTCATATCATGTGTTTTGACTGGCATCTGAGTCCCTCACTCTAGTTATTTCCCCCACACAACTCAGATGTGCATAGCATCAACATGTGAGCTATTCCccattttcttcctaaaatttgtcTTTCATTGTCTTTTCATAGCATCAACATGTCACTATGATTTATGCTTTGAAAAACAATTATAGACATATGAATTCTCTCAACTTATTCCTGAACCTTTCCAATATGGGGGAAAATTGCATTGCATACTTAAAGAGGGTATATTGGTAAATCAAGGAACCAAAAACTCATTTTAAGTTTCAACATTATTAAAGTGTCTTCAAATACTTCACATACAAGACAAATTCACAAAGCACGAAACATTGGTCACATGATATTTAAAAATTGTAAAATTTCTCATAGAACTTTTAGTCATCCATTCATTAAGACTCTCCAATATCAAAATTACAAATAATTAATCATAATCCTAACTCATGAACAGGTCATTTGGCTTTCTCTCCTATAAGCTTACCTTGTTAACATCTATACACTAAGTATTTTCCAACTCTTAGTTGAACtatattatctaaaaaaattaataagcaaATAAGCTTTGTTACATGAAATTAAATTGATGCACTAAACTTCATATCATAAACCAAAAGACCATACGTAATTTATCATGATGCTGCCAAATTGATCTCAAAACATGACTGCACATAGTATACTAGACTGAAACAAAAAAAATGCACTGACAAATATTATCAAAACAAACAAATAAAGATTAAAAACACAATATGCTGCATATTTTGTTTTTAAACATACTCATAATCAGTTAATCACAATAGAATGCACAAACTAGTTTAATTGAACACAAAAAATGTGCTACAGCTCATCAACCTTCATGCTAAAAATgcataaatgaaaataaaaagaataagtgACAAAAAAGATAAGATCGCTCAGGTGATGGAGTGTACATTGAGTATAAATTATGAActttcaataataaaataaaaattcaagtgaaaaTCACAGCATGATCTAGAATAATGATTCAACATGCTTGGTGGCTCCCTAAGATCTTATGAAATTCAACCAATGATAACATTCTGAACACAAATCCTCATTCCCAGGTTGAAGACCGAAGAGTTTAAAAAGCCAGTGTTGTTCTTTCCTAAGAACGTTGTAAAGGTACTAGGGTGCAAGAGAAACATGAGCACAGCAGCCATGACATTGCATACTCTTTTTCGTATTCTTTCACTGTACTGCACTCCCACATCTTGGAAAGAATTTAAGTTGTGTTTGGTGCATTGCCAGACAATCTTAGAAGATAATATGGATTACCTTCAAGATAGATTGCCACTATTAAATTGCCAGTAACGTTGATTACTGTATTTAGTACACAaataatgttgcagtaaaattactgaaaatcttgattgatatgtttggtatgacaatcagattaccgataatgtgaaatcaaattttcaaaatatccctAAGTCAAACTACTGTGTTTGGTACAAATAAAGGCTGCAATGGCCCTCGCTCGATCCAATGGCGATGTGCACACAGAAGTAAACCTCACACCTAGAACATGGCCAAAACCCTGACATAGTTCTCCCCCTTAGAGGTCAGCCCTGCCACTGCCCACCGACCAGATCTGGCTGTAGGTCAGCCTCGCACTCCTCATGGACAATAAGGAGCACCTCCGTGGCCCAATCCATTGGGCCTCCAGACGAGATCACAGACGCAGGCAGAGGCGAGGGGAGAAGGACGTTGCAGGGGTCTCAAATCCGGACGGAGGGGCCAAGAAGACGCGGGGTGCCAGTGATGGAGAGCTAGGGGGAGAGTAAAGAGGCAACGACATGGCATGGCTGGACCTCGAGCTCTTGCTTAAGGAACTTCTCATTAGAGGTCTTGGAGTTCGCAAGGAGCCCACGCTCTTCGTCATTGTCGCCATCTCTGTAAACGTGGGAGGAATGGAAGGAGCCCATTGGGCTAGAGAGAGGGGGAGGCAGCGGGAGGGCTAGCCTCCGCTAATAGCACCACCGCGGTCAGAGAGACgagttttatgtgatttttttgagagataactttatccaaaattttttttgtaatattgCCAAAGAAGTGGTAATCTAGATAGCCAACCCTCTCCAACACTATTTAGATTGCCTCTTGGGAGGCAATGTAGATTGCTAAGGCAATTTGGATTGCCACCCAAAAAGCATACCCAACAGAGTAATCTAGTGGGCCTACTTTAAATTGCCGgcaatctagatagattgccagctaccaaatgcaaccttaggATCCTTTTCCTTAGTTTGATATGCAATTCTAAACCTAATAATTCATATTGAATTATAATTTAAGGTTTCCATTTAAATGTGTAAACTCCTAGACGGAATCTAATTACATGCCTTGGTTCATGAATTGCTCAAGTTTgatataattaataatttgaaaTAAATCCCTAACCAGGAAGTCTGATTTTAGAACCACCCTCTCAAAACCTAGCCTCTCTATTTAACTTACATTTGAGACAACCCTTGGCAAAAGTGGTAATATCTACTTAACTGTCCACTGGAAGCTTTATGGCAACTATTAAATCCATGAAAACCTCAATGCAACCTTAGTCCCGTGACATCCTCCATCTCCTCTCATCTCTTATCTTATTTCCAAGGAATAAATATGCTTAAGTTGGCAACCTAGTCCCTCATCCAAGATGAACAGCAAGATTTATCCTCCTTAAAACAGTGAAGGCAATCTAGATGGATCCAACCCAAATTGATTGGAATAATCTTAAATGTGATGGAAACCTTAAGCTTCATGTATCATAAAATTGGCCTATATTGTAAGAAATGTAATTAATTTTCACTCTtacatttttttgaatttgatgACCTAAAATCTACCTGTAAGACTTCTTTCCTTTCTGTCTATCATCCATCATCATCTCCATTACCATTTCAAGATGATCTTCCCCTTTCCTTCCCTACCATTGAAAGCCcctcttagatcagccatcaCCATCATCAAGGTCATCTTCCAACTCCATCACCCCATAACTTCCTCTCCTTCAAGGTCTCCTAAATCTCAACCATGGCATATCTAGtaatcatcatcatcataaaGCCATAGTCATCCATGGGCTCCATCCTTCCCAGTCTTAATTATAGGCCTTCACCCTCCATTGTTGTCAAGCCATGGTGACCAATCTCAATCCCTCTCACAACCCAACTAAAGCTTATACATTTAGAAAGTAATAATCATTAGAAGATGTTGCCTATTACCGTGATATCACATCGACCAATAAATCAAGATAGATGAATCTCTATTTACTGAAATAACAATGGCTAATATTACAAAATTATAGTATTATTGTGCGCCCAATACCCTTAAGCAGTGTTACTGGCATGGTATGCTGTATTGGTTGATACCAATGCATACCAACCACACCAACTAGTATTGAATTGGTATGCAATACAAGTAGTGTACCGAGTGTCCGTATGCTGAACTAACTCCCTGCATTGGGTCTACTGACACTGTACCATAATGGTACTAGTAAGAAGTCCGATACCAGGACAGGAAACCTTAGTTATTGGCACTTCAAAATTTAGGTTTTCTGATGTGTTGGTCACATGGATATAGGGACACTTCACATCACGCTTTGAAACACTTCAAGACACTCCTTGACACCATGTAACGCAGCCGTCCCGAACCGAACGGTTCATGGCGTTCTTAGCCATCCCGACAGCAAACCAGGATAGTTGGGTCGAGAAAAACGGACACCGAAGGAGGgacaaggagagagagaaaaagagagaggaggggagggtgaGATGGCACGACACTGCCAGAGGCTGGTGATGGCCTGTTGAGGCCACCGAAGGGCCGCGGAGGCCTCTACGGCTCGACATCATTCGATAGGACATTTAATcgaataaaaaagagagagagagggagcgacCAACAGGAGGAAGGAGCAACTGGTGGAGGGGCTGCAGGATGCCCGCCGTGGTCATCAGATGGCAGAAAATATGCGGACGGAGCTGCGACCAAGAAACAAGGACGACCATCTTTGTTCATTcgtcagattttttaaaaaaagatgaagaaaagctaACAAAAtcattgccggcttcactataatcgagattttaaaaaaaaatcatgaaacagGGATGATCGCCTCTATTTCATGCTCGTGGTGCCGGAGGCCGCGATTGCACCGTTCGATGGCCATGGCGACCAGCCAGAGGCCCTCCAACTGCCTCTGCAATGGCttctcttccctttcttttcctcccccctctctctatctctcaatcGAGAATCAGCGAATGAAGCGAAGCCTTGGCAGCCCTTTGAGTGGC contains these protein-coding regions:
- the LOC140857976 gene encoding cullin-1-like; its protein translation is MALHERKTIDLEQGWDFMQKGITKLKNILEGIPETQFSSEDYMMLYTTIYNMCTQKPPHDYSQQLYDKYRESFEEYINLTVLPSLREKHDEFMLRELVKRWSNHKVMVRWLSRFFHYLDRYFIARRSLPSLNEVGLTCFRNLVYSEINGKVRDAVISLIDQEREGEQIDRALLKNVLDIFVEIGLGSMECYENDFEAAMLKDTAAYYSRKASNWILEDSCPDYMLKAEECLKREKDRVSHYLHSSSEQKLLEKVQHELLFVYASQLLEKEHSGCHALLRDDKVDDLSRMYRLFCRIPRGLDPVSQIFKQHITAEGTALVKQAEDAASNKKVKIIPLNPFLTLPSLFFALKSNFFSCSSKFHNVLSQTLHCISMPYSECLCKRKKLEDYVEYYMEMLDVYQMQQPSLVWKAIFGKKNFQRSF